From the bacterium genome, one window contains:
- a CDS encoding polyphenol oxidase family protein: MIPSWHLSSANEVEYFEYSPKSRLVLAFFTRRGGVSSGVYESLNTSFQVGDDAGNVERNFARVRLALRLPAILTVRQTHSDIVLPITDEPTPSEALEGDACITSRAGLGLGLKVADCLPVYMYAADSSCIGIAHCGWRGTVARLAEKTAQRMSREYSVPLHNLRFALGPCICPDHYEVGQDVRQEFAKTFPDPDRFLSPVIETDSARHSPSESRRGLSSSETGTVSRHVPRVAPCACPRLRDSQALSPLPPVKLRLDLRDANRWLLTEIGLTESESLSLCTLEDEKLFYSARRDKVTGRNLAVIALH, translated from the coding sequence ATGATTCCTTCCTGGCATCTCTCGTCTGCGAACGAAGTCGAGTACTTCGAATATTCGCCCAAGTCTCGGCTCGTGCTCGCCTTCTTCACGCGCCGCGGCGGCGTGTCTAGTGGCGTATACGAATCGCTCAACACCTCGTTCCAGGTCGGTGATGATGCCGGCAACGTGGAGAGGAATTTCGCACGCGTCCGCCTAGCTCTCCGGCTGCCCGCGATACTCACGGTGAGACAGACGCACTCGGACATCGTCCTGCCCATCACCGATGAACCGACTCCGTCAGAGGCACTCGAAGGTGACGCCTGCATCACAAGCCGCGCAGGGCTTGGCCTCGGACTAAAGGTCGCAGACTGTCTGCCGGTGTACATGTACGCGGCCGACTCAAGCTGCATCGGCATCGCCCACTGCGGCTGGCGCGGTACCGTTGCCCGACTTGCGGAGAAGACCGCGCAACGGATGTCGCGTGAATACTCGGTGCCCCTGCACAATCTGAGATTCGCGCTCGGTCCCTGTATCTGCCCCGACCACTACGAAGTCGGCCAAGACGTGCGGCAAGAATTCGCCAAGACATTCCCCGACCCGGACCGATTCCTGTCGCCGGTCATAGAGACTGACTCTGCTCGCCACTCGCCATCCGAATCGAGACGGGGACTTTCCAGTAGCGAAACAGGGACAGTCTCGCGACACGTTCCTCGCGTCGCCCCGTGCGCCTGTCCCCGTCTTCGCGACTCCCAGGCACTGTCCCCACTGCCGCCAGTCAAGCTCCGTCTCGATCTCCGGGACGCCAACCGCTGGCTGCTGACCGAGATTGGTCTGACCGAGTCCGAGTCGCTGTCGCTCTGCACGCTTGAGGACGAGAAGCTCTTCTACTCTGCCCGCCGCGACAAGGTCACCGGCCGCAACCTCGCCGTCATCGCCCTCCACTGA
- the rpsG gene encoding 30S ribosomal protein S7, producing MSRRRTAEERTMVPDPRHGSTFVTKFINNLMWQGKKTTAQRIFYGALDLAQEQAKEDGYAIFQKAMNAVKPVLEVRPRRVGGATYQIPMEVRPKRRDALAIKWTIMAARARNEHTMIQRLASEFLDASRNQGAAVKKKEDAHKMAESNRAFAHYRW from the coding sequence ATGTCACGACGACGTACTGCCGAAGAGCGGACGATGGTACCTGATCCGCGTCACGGATCGACCTTTGTAACGAAGTTCATCAACAACCTCATGTGGCAGGGCAAGAAGACCACGGCTCAGCGCATCTTCTACGGAGCGCTTGACTTGGCTCAGGAACAGGCCAAGGAGGACGGCTACGCCATATTCCAGAAGGCCATGAACGCCGTAAAGCCGGTGCTCGAAGTGAGGCCGCGCAGGGTCGGCGGCGCTACCTACCAGATACCGATGGAGGTCAGACCTAAGCGGCGCGACGCCCTCGCCATCAAATGGACCATCATGGCGGCCCGCGCTCGCAACGAGCACACGATGATCCAGAGGCTCGCCAGCGAGTTCCTCGACGCCAGCCGCAACCAAGGCGCGGCGGTCAAGAAGAAGGAAGACGCGCACAAGATGGCCGAGTCCAACCGCGCCTTCGCCCACTACCGCTGGTAG
- the rpsL gene encoding 30S ribosomal protein S12, producing the protein MPTVNQLVRKPRTAIHSRSKTPALMGNPQKRGVCTRVYTTTPKKPNSALRKVCKVRLAGGYEVTCYIPGEGHNLQEHSIVLVRGGRVKDLPGVRYHVVRGVLDTTGVEGRKQARSQYGVKRPKPGAAS; encoded by the coding sequence ATGCCGACAGTAAACCAGCTCGTCCGCAAGCCGCGGACGGCAATACACAGCCGGTCCAAGACGCCGGCCCTGATGGGCAACCCCCAGAAACGCGGCGTCTGCACGCGGGTCTACACAACAACACCCAAGAAACCCAACTCGGCCTTGCGCAAGGTGTGTAAGGTACGGCTTGCAGGCGGGTACGAGGTTACCTGCTACATTCCGGGTGAAGGTCATAACCTGCAGGAACACTCCATCGTGCTCGTGCGGGGCGGCCGTGTCAAGGACCTGCCCGGCGTCCGCTATCACGTCGTTCGCGGGGTCTTGGACACGACCGGCGTTGAAGGCCGGAAGCAGGCGCGCTCTCAATACGGCGTCAAGCGGCCCAAGCCGGGCGCGGCGTCATAA
- the rpoC gene encoding DNA-directed RNA polymerase subunit beta' yields the protein MMTDRDFFDFDSLRLRIASSETIRSWSSGEVIKPETINYRTQKPERDGLFCERIFGPVKDYECNCGKYKKIRYKGIVCDRCGVEVTTSAVRRQRMGHVELVVPVAHTLFYQVPPSKIGLMLALSINQVETILNYEAYVVIEPGNSAYKKMDLITEDELKKISPKSDGLEAASGAPALKTLLSRIELDDLAAELRARIKHETSRRFNLLRRLRVVEAFRASGARPEWMILDVLPVIPPDLRPLVPLEGGRYATSDLNDLYKRVIVRNNRLKHLLSIRTPDIILKNEKRMLQDAVDTLFSNETRPRPVRGRGNRPLKSLCEALRGKQGRFRRNLLGKRVDYSGRSVIVVDPALKLHQCSLPKEMALELFKPMILRRLEERRLAESERGAKSMYRREAPEVWEVLEEVTKDHPVMLNRAPTLHRVSVESFFPILAEHRAIGIHPLVCPPFNADFDGDTMSVHVPLTPEAIIEASVLLLSSHNILSPAHGRPLMTPSQDIVIGVYYITKKRRDRTEPVGSFDEFATVHSAYDLGELVVHDPVRFRYNGKIYDTTVGRVLFNEVLPDQLRFVNEDFPKDKLVALVDYCSRNMGLEATAQLLDAVKDIGFEQATRSGLSIGVDDVVVPREKYEILERSERDLKKVHRAYDRGLMTDAEKYNLVVNTWTLATAEVEEALMKRLSEDQGGFNPVFMLIDSGARGSRTQAAQIGGMRGLMAKPQRRSVGEEVIETPIKSSFREGLSVWEYFISTHGARKGLTDTALKTAEAGYLTRRLVDVAQDVVITTDDCGTILGQEVTALREGADIVEPLSERIAGRFSLDDVVNPVSGEVIVAAGGEISDKAAEEIEDYGIESVRVRSVLTCEARSGLCVKCYGRNMATGSVVEIGEAVGVVAAQSIGEPGTQLTLKTFHVGGVASRVAEQTKATAKFPSKVKYEGLVTVKRTDGETVAPDQGRLVLVAKDRMVPFSVPAGATVRVHDGQEVKEGDTLFEWEPYSIPILARSKGQIMYHDVEVGVTLREDIDERTERMQRIITEDRGHRLHPRVAVVGPKGKVLESHALPAGAYLVVDNKSEVLPGDTLARLMREMGRTRDITGGLPKVAELFEAKRVKEPATISEIDGTVNVGEPREGIREVKVMSEGGTEKEYEIPYGKYLLVQSGDPVGAGDKLCEGAVDPHEVLRVRGWMAVQEFLTNQIQAVYRLQKVKINDKHISVIVRQMLRKVKVEDAGDSNFIEGEIAERRRVLDENQKLITENMRPASYQPILLGITRAALLTESYLSAASFQETTRVLSEAAISGKEDKLKGLKENVIVGRLVPAGTGYREYARIKLVAEESQEKVEEAL from the coding sequence ATGATGACCGACCGGGATTTCTTCGACTTCGACTCGCTCAGACTGAGAATCGCCTCGTCCGAGACAATCCGGAGTTGGTCGAGCGGCGAGGTCATCAAGCCCGAGACCATCAACTACCGGACCCAGAAGCCGGAGCGCGACGGGCTCTTTTGTGAGCGGATATTCGGGCCGGTCAAGGACTACGAGTGCAACTGCGGCAAGTACAAGAAGATCCGGTACAAGGGCATAGTCTGCGACCGGTGCGGGGTCGAGGTCACGACCTCGGCGGTGCGCCGGCAGCGGATGGGGCACGTCGAGTTGGTAGTGCCGGTGGCCCATACGCTCTTCTACCAGGTGCCACCTTCGAAGATTGGTTTGATGCTCGCGCTCTCCATCAACCAGGTCGAGACGATACTAAACTACGAAGCCTATGTCGTCATCGAACCGGGTAACTCTGCCTACAAGAAGATGGACCTGATCACCGAGGATGAGCTGAAGAAGATCAGCCCCAAGTCCGATGGTCTGGAGGCGGCTTCGGGCGCGCCGGCGCTGAAGACCCTCTTGTCGCGGATCGAGCTCGACGATCTGGCTGCGGAACTGCGCGCAAGGATCAAGCACGAGACTTCGCGCCGGTTCAACCTGCTCAGGCGGCTGCGCGTCGTCGAGGCGTTCCGTGCTTCGGGCGCGCGCCCGGAGTGGATGATTCTCGACGTGCTGCCGGTGATTCCGCCTGACCTGAGGCCGCTAGTGCCGCTTGAAGGCGGCCGCTACGCCACGTCGGACCTGAACGACCTTTACAAGCGGGTGATAGTCCGCAACAATCGGCTCAAGCACTTGCTGTCAATCCGGACCCCGGACATCATTCTCAAGAACGAGAAGCGGATGTTGCAGGATGCGGTTGACACCCTCTTCTCCAACGAGACCAGACCGCGCCCGGTTCGGGGACGCGGCAACCGGCCGCTCAAGTCTCTCTGCGAAGCATTGCGCGGTAAGCAGGGGAGGTTCCGACGCAACCTGCTCGGCAAACGCGTGGATTACTCGGGCCGTTCGGTCATCGTCGTTGACCCGGCTCTAAAACTCCACCAGTGCAGTCTGCCCAAGGAGATGGCGCTCGAATTGTTCAAGCCGATGATCCTGCGGCGGCTGGAAGAACGCCGTCTAGCCGAAAGTGAGCGCGGGGCAAAGAGTATGTACCGACGCGAAGCGCCCGAGGTCTGGGAGGTGCTCGAGGAAGTCACCAAAGACCACCCGGTGATGCTCAATCGTGCTCCGACCCTGCACCGGGTGTCGGTTGAGTCATTCTTCCCGATTCTGGCTGAGCACCGTGCGATCGGCATCCATCCGCTCGTCTGCCCGCCGTTCAACGCCGACTTTGATGGCGATACGATGTCGGTCCACGTGCCGTTGACTCCTGAGGCGATTATCGAGGCGTCGGTACTGCTGCTGTCATCGCACAATATTCTGTCGCCCGCCCACGGCCGGCCGCTGATGACGCCGTCGCAGGACATCGTCATCGGCGTCTACTACATTACTAAGAAACGACGTGACCGCACCGAGCCCGTCGGTTCCTTCGACGAGTTCGCGACCGTCCACTCGGCCTACGACCTTGGTGAGCTTGTCGTACACGACCCGGTGAGATTCCGATACAACGGCAAGATATACGACACGACAGTGGGGCGGGTGCTATTCAACGAGGTGCTGCCCGACCAGCTCCGCTTCGTGAACGAGGACTTTCCCAAGGACAAGCTGGTTGCACTTGTGGATTACTGCAGCCGGAACATGGGTCTTGAGGCGACCGCGCAGTTGCTTGACGCGGTCAAGGACATCGGGTTCGAGCAGGCGACGCGGTCCGGACTTTCAATCGGCGTGGACGACGTCGTGGTGCCAAGGGAGAAGTACGAGATTCTGGAACGCAGCGAGCGTGACCTGAAGAAGGTACACCGGGCCTATGACCGCGGACTGATGACCGACGCGGAGAAGTACAACCTCGTCGTCAACACCTGGACCCTTGCAACCGCCGAGGTCGAAGAGGCTCTGATGAAACGACTGAGCGAGGACCAGGGCGGTTTCAACCCGGTGTTCATGCTCATCGACTCGGGCGCGCGCGGCTCGCGCACCCAGGCCGCCCAGATCGGCGGCATGCGCGGACTCATGGCCAAGCCGCAGCGACGGTCGGTCGGCGAGGAAGTTATCGAGACACCGATCAAGAGCTCATTCCGTGAGGGCTTGTCGGTCTGGGAATACTTCATCTCGACTCACGGCGCGCGCAAGGGGCTCACCGACACCGCCCTAAAGACCGCCGAGGCCGGGTACCTCACCCGCCGGCTGGTTGACGTCGCACAGGACGTGGTTATCACTACCGACGACTGCGGTACGATTCTGGGGCAGGAAGTGACGGCGCTGCGCGAAGGTGCGGACATCGTCGAACCTCTGTCCGAACGTATCGCCGGACGATTCTCGCTCGACGACGTCGTGAATCCGGTGTCGGGTGAGGTTATCGTTGCCGCCGGTGGTGAGATCAGCGACAAGGCAGCTGAGGAAATCGAAGACTACGGTATCGAGTCGGTGCGGGTGCGTTCGGTGCTCACCTGCGAAGCACGTTCCGGTCTGTGCGTCAAGTGCTACGGCCGGAACATGGCGACCGGCTCGGTCGTCGAAATCGGAGAAGCGGTTGGCGTGGTCGCTGCCCAGTCCATCGGTGAGCCCGGTACCCAGCTGACGCTCAAGACTTTCCACGTCGGTGGCGTTGCATCCCGTGTGGCCGAACAGACCAAGGCGACCGCGAAGTTCCCGAGCAAGGTCAAGTACGAGGGCTTGGTCACGGTGAAGCGAACCGATGGCGAGACTGTCGCACCGGACCAGGGCAGGCTCGTGCTCGTGGCCAAGGACCGCATGGTTCCGTTCAGCGTCCCGGCCGGAGCCACCGTCCGCGTTCACGACGGCCAGGAAGTCAAAGAGGGCGATACCCTGTTCGAGTGGGAGCCTTACTCGATCCCGATTTTGGCCCGGTCCAAGGGTCAGATAATGTATCACGACGTCGAGGTAGGCGTGACCCTGCGCGAGGATATCGACGAGCGGACCGAGCGCATGCAGCGAATTATCACCGAGGACAGAGGCCACCGGCTCCACCCGCGCGTCGCCGTTGTCGGGCCCAAGGGCAAAGTGCTAGAATCGCACGCGCTGCCGGCCGGGGCTTACCTCGTGGTCGACAACAAGTCTGAAGTGCTGCCCGGCGACACCCTGGCCAGGTTGATGCGCGAAATGGGCCGGACCCGCGACATCACCGGTGGTCTACCCAAGGTCGCCGAGCTGTTCGAGGCCAAACGCGTCAAGGAACCAGCGACGATATCGGAAATCGACGGCACCGTGAACGTCGGCGAGCCGCGCGAGGGTATCCGCGAGGTCAAAGTCATGTCCGAAGGCGGCACCGAGAAAGAGTACGAAATCCCGTACGGCAAGTACCTGCTCGTTCAGAGCGGTGACCCGGTCGGCGCCGGCGACAAGCTCTGCGAAGGAGCGGTCGATCCGCACGAAGTGCTCAGGGTGCGGGGCTGGATGGCGGTGCAGGAGTTCCTCACCAACCAGATCCAGGCCGTGTACCGTCTGCAAAAGGTCAAGATCAACGACAAACACATCTCGGTCATCGTCCGGCAGATGCTGCGCAAGGTAAAAGTCGAGGATGCTGGCGACTCGAACTTCATCGAAGGCGAGATCGCCGAGCGCCGCCGCGTGCTGGACGAGAATCAGAAGCTCATCACCGAGAACATGCGGCCGGCGAGCTACCAGCCGATACTGCTGGGCATCACCCGGGCCGCGCTCCTGACCGAGAGTTACCTGTCCGCCGCATCCTTCCAAGAGACGACGCGGGTGCTGTCCGAGGCCGCCATTTCCGGCAAGGAAGACAAGCTCAAAGGATTGAAAGAGAACGTAATTGTCGGTCGGCTGGTTCCGGCGGGCACCGGATACCGCGAGTATGCCCGCATCAAACTGGTCGCCGAGGAGTCGCAGGAGAAGGTAGAGGAGGCTTTATAG